One Prunus dulcis chromosome 8, ALMONDv2, whole genome shotgun sequence DNA window includes the following coding sequences:
- the LOC117637312 gene encoding DNA repair RAD52-like protein 1, mitochondrial: protein MAQSVAYKSSMLRSLCVAVGEGSPWRRSYAKLASSSNAEGRMEKQAEEEGGDDGFAVSSGISRPLSEILKQLNKKVPDSLVKTRSESGFTSKYIPWHIVNRIMNLHAPEWSGEVRGITYSADAKSVSVVYRVTLYGTDAEIFRESTGTASVDDTSFGDPVQKAEAMAFRRACARFGLGLHLYHEDLS, encoded by the exons ATGGCGCAATCAGTCGCTTATAAATCCTCTATGTTGAGATCGCTGTGTGTAGCTGTGGGTGAAGGCTCACCGTGGCGGCGTTCCTACGCCAAGTTGGCCTCTTCTTCTAATGCAGAAGGGCGGATGGAGAAACAAGCagaagaagagggaggagACGACGGCTTCGCAGTGAGCTCGGGAATCAGCAGACCACTCTCTGAAATCCTCAAGCAACTCAACAAGAAAGTCCCTGATTCCCTCGTCAAAACCCGCTCTGAAAGTGGCTTTACCTCCAAATACATCCCCTG GCACATTGTTAATCGGATTATGAACTTGCATGCTCCAG aatggtccggtgaggTTCGCGGCATCACTTACTCTGCTGATGCCAAGTCTGTATCTGTTGTTTATCGTGTCACGCTCTATGGCACTGATGCTGAG atcTTTAGGGAGTCGACCGGCACTGCTTCAGTAGATGACACAAGTTTTGGGGATCCTGTACAGAAGGCAGAAGCAATGGCATTTCGTCGTGCTTGTGCACGTTTTGGTCTTGGGCTTCATCTTTATCACGAGGATTTGTCCTAG
- the LOC117638204 gene encoding GDSL esterase/lipase At1g71250: MGGKKRICDEGEGVWLGSSGVVLIMMILVVQCSTSIGSVSAAAQVPAMFIFGDSLIDVGNNNYLSSLAKSNYYPYGCDFRAGPSGRFSNGRTVVDMLGNLLGLPYVPPFADPNTKGTKILGGVNYASAAAGILDETGQHFGQRYSLSQQVLNFESTLDQLRPMMSGANMTRYLAKSIAVLEFGSNDYINNYLLPSLYSSSYIYTPPAFANLLLNRYTQQILALHSVGLRKFVLAGIGPLGCIPNQRALAQPGRCVDYVNQILGSFNEGLRSLANQLNTNHPGAIFVYANTYAAFGDMLNNPALYGFSVIDRGCCGIGRNRGQITCLPYSVPCANRNQYIFWDAYHPTEAANAVLAWRAFNGSPSDCYPINVQQMALI, encoded by the exons ATGGGTGGTAAGAAGAGGATTTGTGATGAAGGGGAAGGGGTGTGGTTGGGCAGTAGTGGGGTGGTGCTGATCATGATGATTTTAGTGGTGCAGTGCTCAACAAGTATTGGGTCAGTGTCAGCAGCAGCGCAGGTTCCGGcaatgtttatttttggggACTCATTGATTGATGTTGGCAACAACAACTACCTTAGCTCCCTTGCAAAATCCAATTATTATCCTTATGGCTGCGATTTCAGGGCAGGCCCTTCTGGCAGATTCTCTAATGGAAGAACTGTTGTCGATATGCTTG gAAATTTGCTGGGTCTTCCATATGTTCCACCCTTTGCAGATCCTAATACAAAAGGAACCAAAATACTTGGGGGAGTAAATTATGCTTCCGCAGCTGCTGGCATACTTGATGAGACAGGCCAACACTTT GGACAGCGGTATAGCCTTAGCCAGCAAGTGCTGAATTTTGAGAGCACTCTGGATCAGTTAAGACCGATGATGAGTGGAGCCAACATGACCCGGTACTTGGCTAAGTCCATAGCAGTTTTGGAGTTTGGAAGCAATGACTACATCAACAACTACCTCTTGCCTTCCCTCTATTCTTCCAGCTACATTTACACTCCTCCTGCCTTTGCCAACCTTCTCCTTAATCGCTATACTCAACAGATTCTG GCGTTGCACAGTGTAGGATTAAGGAAGTTTGTGCTAGCAGGAATTGGGCCATTGGGGTGCATCCCTAACCAAAGAGCCTTGGCCCAGCCCGGAAGGTGTGTGGATTATGTGAATCAGATCCTTGGTAGCTTCAATGAAGGGCTTAGATCACTGGCCAACCAACTCAACACCAACCATCCTGGAGCCATCTTTGTCTATGCCAATACTTATGCTGCCTTTGGTGACATGCTTAACAATCCTGCCCTTTATG GGTTCAGTGTGATTGATAGAGGGTGCTGTGGAATTGGGAGGAACAGAGGGCAGATAACATGTCTTCCATATTCGGTTCCATGCGCAAATAGAAATCAGTACATTTTTTGGGATGCCTACCACCCAACTGAAGCTGCAAATGCCGTCCTTGCTTGGCGGGCTTTTAACGGCTCACCCTCTGATTGCTATCCAATCAACGTCCAACAAATGGCTCTCATCTGA
- the LOC117637890 gene encoding protein NRT1/ PTR FAMILY 4.4-like, translating to MKLRGDSMSEAEAVVEDMSVDWRGRHCKPTKHGGMKAAVFVLGLQGFEMMAIAAVGNNLITYVLNEMHFSLSKSANIVTNFIGTVFLLSLFGGYLSDSYLGSFWTMIIFGFVELSGFILLCVQAHLPELRPPPCKIMSHEYCPEAKGYKALIFFAAIYLVALGSGCLKPNIISHGADQFRRDDSKQSKKLSSYFNCAYFAFCIGELIALTVLVWVQTHSGMDVGFGVSAAAMAMGLICLTFGTPLYRNKPPRGSIFTPIAQVFVAAFTKRKQICPSNTEMLHGNQNNVPNHLFVPMSPNISPLLHTEKFRFLDKACIKIEDGTQRNESPWRLCTVAQVEQVKIIISVVPIFACTIIFNTILAQLQTFSVQQATAMNTRITRGFKIPPASLQAIPYIMLIFVVPLYEIVFVPAARKLTGRDSGISPLQRVGTGLFIATFSMVSAALIEQKRRNLALSSNEPLSIFWIAPQFLIFGLSEMFTAVGLIEFFYKQSLEGMQSFLTAMTYCSYSFGFYLSSILVSVVNKLTSTSSRGGWLSDNDLNRDRLDRFYWLLAALSLINFFNYLFWSNWYSYNPSLSLPSSPKQSYGKDLENNNFNPSKHVEAHNIKT from the exons atgaaattgagaGGAGATTCCATGTCTGAGGCTGAGGCTGTGGTGGAGGATATGTCTGTTGATTGGAGAGGCAGACACTGCAAGCCTACCAAGCACGGTGGAATGAAGGCCGCTGTTTTTGTCCTTg GTCTCCAAGGTTTTGAGATGATGGCAATAGCTGCTGTTGGGAACAATCTGATTACCTATGTATTAAATGAGATGCACTTTTCACTGTCAAAGTCTGCGAATATTGTCACAAACTTTATAGGGACAGTCTTCCTCCTCTCCCTCTTTGGTGGGTACCTCTCAGATTCCTATCTTGGGAGCTTCTGGACCATGATCATCTTTGGCTTTGTAGAGTTGTCT GGTTTTATATTACTCTGTGTTCAAGCCCATCTCCCAGAATTAAGGCCACCCCCTTGCAAGATTATGTCCCATGAGTACTGTCCTGAGGCAAAGGGGTACAAGGCTCTGATATTCTTTGCTGCAATATATCTGGTGGCCTTAGGAAGTGGTTGTCTAAAACCAAACATAATCTCTCATGGGGCTGACCAATTCAGGAGGGATGATTCCAAGCAATCCAAGAAGTTatcttcttacttcaattgtGCCTACTTCGCCTTCTGCATCGGAGAACTTATTGCATTGACCGTTCTTGTTTGGGTCCAAACACACTCTGGAATGGATGTTGGCTTTGGAGTGTCTGCAGCTGCCATGGCAATGGGATTAATTTGCTTGACTTTCGGTACACCTCTCTACAGGAACAAGCCCCCTCGCGGAAGTATTTTCACTCCAATTGCTCAG GTCTTTGTTGCTGCGTTTACAAAGAGAAAGCAAATCTGTCCTTCCAATACAGAAATGCTTCATGGAAACCAAAACAATGTGCCAAACCACCTCTTCGTTCCAATGTCGCCTAACATCAGCCCTCTCCTCCATACTGAAAAGTTCAG ATTCCTAGACAAGGCATGCATCAAAATTGAAGATGGAACTCAGAGGAACGAAAGTCCCTGGAGATTATGCACCGTGGCTCAGGTGGAGCAAGTCAAAATAATCATCTCTGTGGTGCCCATTTTTGCTTGTACTATCATCTTCAACACCATTTTAGCTCAACTCCAGACATTCTCAGTCCAGCAAGCAACTGCCATGAACACTAGGATCACAAGAGGCTTCAAAATTCCCCCAGCTTCTCTTCAAGCCATCCCTTACATTATGCTCATATTTGTTGTCCCTCTCTATGAAATTGTCTTTGTACCTGCTGCTCGAAAACTCACTGGAAGGGACTCTGGGATCTCGCCTTTGCAAAGAGTTGGCACTGGCCTCTTTATTGCTACGTTTTCCATGGTCTCGGCTGCACTGATTgaacaaaagagaagaaacttGGCCTTGTCTTCGAACGAACCGCTTTCTATCTTTTGGATTGCTCCCCAGTTTCTCATCTTTGGCCTGTCGGAGATGTTCACCGCAGTGGGACTTATAGAGTTCTTCTACAAGCAGTCATTGGAGGGGATGCAATCCTTTCTAACTGCCATGACATACTGCTCATACTCATTTGGCTTCTATTTGAGCTCAATCCTTGTTTCTGTGGTGAACAAGCTCACCTCAACTTCTTCAAGGGGAGGCTGGCTTAGTGACAATGATCTCAACAGGGATAGGCTAGACCGTTTCTATTGGTTGCTTGCTGCCCTCAGCCTCATCAACTTCTTCAATTACCTTTTCTGGTCTAATTGGTATTCTTACAACCCGTCTTTATCACTCCCTTCATCACCAAAACAGTCCTACGGAAAAGACTTGGAAAACAATAACTTCAACCCTTCAAAGCATGTTGAAGCTCACAATATTAAAACTTGA
- the LOC117638184 gene encoding uncharacterized protein LOC117638184, producing the protein MQEKLKELVEDECPDNLETRRRAYVEAMGPETNNSVRGEGLGVKPHQVPWIQMKAGSSNRLRGHDYVHLESQYVELQERYKHDQDHWRSELKAMEELLKHNQQEIEEMRQMLSRSSASHHPLHQQLPNPFHMSYYSPQMFHQMPYQARSVTPTGGLTGLLRGDAYPSATDFLESDQGTHGLE; encoded by the coding sequence ATGCAGGAAAAGTTGAAGGAATTGGTTGAAGATGAATGTCCTGATAATTTAGAGACGCGAAGAAGGGCTTATGTTGAGGCAATGGGTCCTGAGACAAATAATAGTGTTCGTGGTGAAGGACTTGGGGTGAAACCCCATCAGGTGCCTTGGATTCAAATGAAAGCAGGGTCATCCAACCGATTGCGAGGGCACGACTATGTTCACCTTGAGTCACAGTATGTAGAGTTACAAGAAAGGTACAAACATGACCAGGATCATTGGCGTTCTGAATTGAAGGCGATGGAGGAGTTGTTGAAGCATAACCAGCAAGAGATTGAGGAAATGAGGCAGATGTTATCGCGCTCGTCAGCTTCGCATCATCCATTGCACCAGCAGCTGCCAAACCCATTCCATATGTCGTATTACTCGCCGCAGATGTTCCATCAAATGCCTTATCAAGCCAGGTCAGTTACTCCTACTGGTGGGTTAACTGGATTGCTGAGGGGGGATGCATACCCAAGTGCGACAGACTTTTTAGAATCAGATCAAGGTACTCATGGACTTGAATAG